The following is a genomic window from Streptomyces sp. BHT-5-2.
TACTGGCGCTCCTGCTCAACGTCCGGCTGCGCATCCGGCCCAGCGCCTTCCTGCTCCTGCTCACCCTGCTGCTGGTGTCGAGCGTGATCTCCAGTGCGTTCCTGGAGTCCGGGCTCGGCGCGCTGTTCCGCTGCGCCCGGCTGGCGCTCTTCGTCAGCACGCTGTGGCTGCTCAGCCGCTGGTGGGACGGCGGCCCGACGTTCGTCCGGCACCACATCCGGATGTACTTCGCGGTGCTCGGGTCGGTGGCCGCCGGCCTGGTCGTCTCACCGGGGGCGGCCATGCCCGACCTCTACGGCGGGCGCCTGGTCGGCGCGCTGTGGCCGCTCACCCCGCCGCAGATCGGTCAGTACGCCGCGGTGATCACCGGGCTCACCGTGCTGCTCGTACTGGGCCGCCGGACCGACCGGGCCGGTGCGGCGGTCGTCATCGTGCCGTCGCTCGTCCTGCTCGCGCTGACCCATACCCGGACGGCCACGCTCGGCCTGGTGATCGGGCTGGCGTTGGCGATCGGCTCGCTCCTCCTGACCAGCGCCGCCGCCCGCCGGTTCTTCACCTGGGCGGTGCTGTGCGCCACGGTGGCCACGGTGGCGCTCGACTCCGCGCTGCAGGCGTGGTTCCTGCGCGGACAGAGCCAGGAGAACTTCTCCAGCCTCACCGGCCGGGCCAAGGTCTGGGACGCCCTGCTGGCAGCGCCCCGGACGGGCACGGAGCAGTTGTTCGGCGTGGGCCTGGGCGACAAGTCGTTCGGCGGGCTGCCGATCGACGACAGCTGGCTGGCCGTCTACAACGAGCAGGGGCTGATCGGTGTCGCCCTCGTGGCGGCGCTCGTCATCGTGCTGGGCGGTGTCGCGCTGCTGCGGCCGCCTTCGCTGTCGAGGGCCTGCGCGATCTTCCTGATCAGCTACTGCGCGATCGCGTCGTACACCGAGGCCGGGCTCGGCGACGCCTCGCCCTATCTGCTGCATCTGGCGGTCGCCGCCTCGCTGTTGGCGGCACCCGCCGCGGCCACGCCCGTCCCGGCGCCCGGAGTTCCGCGACGACGCGTCCCGCGCTGGGCCCAGAGATCGGAGGTGACGTGAACATGCACGTCCTGGTGGTGCACAACCGCTACGCCTCGGCGCAGCCGAGCGGGGAGAACAAGGTCGTCGACCAGGAGGCGGCGCTGCTGCGCGCGGCCGGCCACCGCGTCGAGCTGTTCGAGCGATGCAGCGACGACATCGCCGCCCGGTCCCTGCCGGGCAAGGCCGCGGTGCCGCTGCTGGTGCCGTGGAACCCGGCGGTCCGCACGGAACTCGCCGCCCGGCTCCGCGCCGAACGGCCGGACGTGGTGCACGTCCACAACGTCTTCCCGCTCCTGTCCCCCGCGGTACTGGCCGCCTGCGCCGACGCCGGGGTGCCCGCCGTCGCCACGCTGCACAACTACACCCAGGTCTGCCCGCCCGGCACGCTGCAACGGGACGGCCGGCCGTGCACCGAGTGCGTCGGCACCAAGGCACCGCTGCCCGCCGTACGGCACGGCTGCTACCGGAACTCACGGCTCGCGACGGTGCCGCTCGCGGTCAGTCTGTCGGTCAACCGGCGACGGTGGTGGTCGGGCGTTACGCGGTTCCTCTGCATCTCCGCGGCGCAGCGCGACGTCCTGGTGCGGGCCGGCATGCCGGCCGAGCGGCTGGCGGTGAAACACAACTTCGTGCCGGAGCCGGGCGCCCGCCGGTCGGGCGCCGGCGAGCAGGTGCTCTATCTCGGTCGGCTCGCGGAGGCCAAGGGCGTACGGCTGCTCATGGCCGCGTGGGACGAGATCGCGGCGGGCGGCGGTCTGGGCGTGCCGCTCGTGATCGCCGGCACGGGGCCTCTGGAGCGGGAGGTGACCGCCTGGGCGGCGGACCGGACCGATGTGCGGTACGTCGGCCTGTACGACACGGCCCAGTGCCGGCAGGCCATCGCGCGGTCGGTCGCCGTGGTGGCCCCCTCGACGTGGCTGGAGGCGTTCGGCCTGGTGGTCGTGGAGGCGATGGCGGCCGGGGTGCCGACCGTCGCCGCCGGTCACGGCGCCTTCGTCGAACTCGTCGAGGACGGGGTGACCGGGCTGCTGCACCGGCCGGGCGAGCCCGCCTCGCTCGCGTCCTGCATACGCCGGATCGCGGCCGAGCCGGCCCGCAACCGGGAGATGGGCCAGGCGGCCCGGCGCCGTTACGAGCGCGGTTTCAGCCCGGCCGTCGGGCTCGCGCGCCTGGAAGAGGAGTACCGGACCGCGATCGCGGGTCGGACGGAATCAATGGGGGGAAGCAGATGACACGATGCCGACTCTGCGGCTCGGAAGCGACGGCGAGCGTCGTCGATCTCGGGGCGACGCCGCCGTGCGAGAGCTTTCTCGCCGCGGACCAACTGGACCGGCCCGAACCGGCGTTCCCGCTGCACCTGCGGGTCTGCACCGACTGCTGGCTGGCGCAGATCCCGCCGCTGATCACGCCGGAGGAGACGTTCAGCGAGTACGCGTACTTCTCCTCCTTCTCGACGTCCTGGGTGGAGCACGCGCGCACGTTCGTCGCCGACGCGGTGGAGCGGGCGGGCCTCCGTACGGACGCCTTCGTGGTCGAAGTCGCCAGCAACGACGGGTACTTGCTGAAGCACGTGGTGGACCGGGGGATCCGCTGCCTGGGCATCGAGCCGTCGGTGAACGTCGGCGCCGCGGCGCGGGACGCGGGGGTGCCCACGCTCACGGAGTTCCTGTCCCCGGACGTCGGCGCGGCCGTCCGCGCCGAGCACGGCCCGGCGGACCTGGTCGTCGCCAACAACGTGTACGCGCACATCCCCGACGTCGTCGGATTCACCCAGGGGCTGCGCACCCTGGTCGCCGACGACGGCTGGGTCTCCATCGAGGTGCAGCACCTGCTGACCCTGATCGAGCAGAACCAGTACGACACGATCTACCACGAGCACTTCCAGTACTACACGGTCGCGTCCGCGATCCGGGCCCTGGCGAGCGGCGGACTCGCGCTCGTGGACGTCGAGTTGCTGCCGACGCACGGCGGTTCCATCCGGCTGTGGGCCCGGCCCACCGTGGTGGCGGGTGAGCCTTCGCAGCGGGTGGCTGATGTGCTGGCCCGCGAGAAGGCCGCGGGACTCCAGGAACTGTCCGGATACGCGGAGTTCGCCGCCCGCGTGGCCAAGGTGCGCCGGGACCTCCTGAGGTTCCTCGTCGAGGCGGCGGAGCGCGGCGAGACGGTCGTCGGCTACGGCGCCCCGGGCAAGGGCAACACCCTGCTCAACCACTGCGGCATCCGGCCCGACCTGCTCGCGTACACGGTCGACCGGAACCCCTACAAGCACGGCAGGTTCACCCCGGGCACCCGCATTCCGATCCTGCCGCCCGAGCAGATCGCCGCCGACAAGCCGGACTACGTCCTCGTCCTCCCGTGGAACCTGCGGGCCGAGCTGGTCGAGCAGCTGTCCTACGTGCACGAGTGGGGCGGCCGGCTGGTCTTCCCCATCCCGGAACTGAGCATTGTCGAGGTCGCGTCATGAAAGAGGTTGCAGCATGAAGGTCGTTCTGTTCTGCGGCGGCTACGGAATGCGGATGCGCAGCGGCGCCGCCGACGACGTGCCCAAGCCGATGGCGATGGTCGGCCCGAGACCGCTGATCTGGCATGTCATGCGCTACTACGCGCACTTCGGGCACACCGAGTTCATCCTGTGCCTGGGGTACGGCGCCCACCACATCAAGGACTTCTTCCTCAACTACGAGGAGACGACGTCCAACGACTTCGTCCTGCGGGGCGGGTGCACCGAACTCCTCTCCACCGATATATCCGACTGGACGATCACGTTCGTGCAGACCGGCGTGGAGTCGCCGATCGGGGAGCGGCTGCGCCGGGTGCGCCACCATCTGGACGGCGACGAGATGTTCCTCGCCAACTACGCCGACGTGCTCACCGACGCACCGCTGCCCGAGATGATCGACCGGTTCGCCCGGCGTGACGCGGGCGCGTCGATGATGGTCGTGCCGCCCCAATCCTCCTTCCACTGCGTGGAGTTGGGCGAGGACGGCCTCGTCGGCGGGATCACGGCGGTCAGCGAACTGCCGCTGTGGGAGAACGGCGGCTACTTCGTGCTCCGCCAGGAGGTCTTCGAGCACATCCCGGAGAACGGCGACCTGGTCGCCGACGGATGTGCCCAACTCGCCAAACGGGGACGGCTGGTGGCGCACCAGCACCGCGGCTTCTGGAAGCCGACCGACACCGTGAAGGAGCGCGCCGCGCTCGACGCCGCCTACGCCCGGGGCGACCGCCCCTGGGCCGTGTGGGAGCGGGACCACGCCGGGGTGAGCGCATGATCCGGCTCGGGGCCGGGCGCCGCCTGGACCGGATCGTCGCGGTGGGCGCGCACTGCGACGACATCGCGATCGGCGCCGGCGGCACCCTGCTGACGCTGTGCCTGGCGCGGCCGGGCATCCGCGTCGACGCGCTGGTGCTCTCGGGCGGCGGCAGCGAGCGGGAGCAGGAGGAGCAGGCCGCGCTCGCCGCCTTCTGCCCGGGCGCCGAACTGCGCCTGACCGTACTCAAGTTGCCGGACGGCCGGATGCCCGTGCACTGGGACGAGGCCAAGGCCGCGGTCGAGGAACTGCGCGGGCAGACCGAGCCGGACCTGATCCTGGCCCCGCGCACCGACGACGCGCACCAGGACCACCGCGGCCTGGCGCAGCTGATACCCACCGCGTTCCGCGATCACCTGGTGCTCGGCTACGAGATCGTCAAGTGGGACGGCGACCTCGGCCGTCCGTCGGCGTACCAGCCGCTGTCGCCGGAGATCGCCGAACAGAAGGTGCGGCTGCTCCAGGAGCACTACCCCTCGCAGCGGCACCGGCCCTGGTACGACCGGGAAGCCTTCCTCGGCCTGGCCCGGATCCGCGGCATCGAATGTCACGAGCGCTACGCCGAGGCGTTCGCCGTCACCAAACTCACGCTCGCTCTGGGCACTTTCGACCTGGGAGAATGAACCTTGCGCGTACTACTGACCGGACACCAGGGCTACCTGGGCACCGTGATGGCCCCGGTCCTCACGGCCGCCGGACACGAAGTCGTCGGCCTCGACGCCGGCCTGTTCGCCGACTGCGTCCTCGGCCCGACGCCCGCGGATCCGCCGGGGCACCGGGTGGACCTGCGGGACGTCACGGCCGAACACCTGGCCGGGGTGGACGCCGTGATCCACCTGGCCGCGCTCTCCAACGACCCGCTGGGATCGCTCGCGCCGGAGCTCACCTACGACATCAACCACCACGCGTCCGTCCGCCTTGCCCGGCTGGCCCGCGACGCCGGAGTGCGCCGCTTCCTGTACGCCTCGACCTGCTCGGTCTACGGCGCCGCGGGCGGCGACGAGCTGGTGGCCGAGGACGCCCCGCTGCGCCCGGTCACCCCGTACGCCGAGTCCAAGGTGCGGGTGGAGGACGACCTGCACGCACTCGCCGACGGCGACTTCACCCCGGTGTTCATGCGCAACGCCACCGCCTTCGGCCACTCGCCCCGGCTGCGTGCCGACATCGTGCTGAACAACCTGGTGGGCCACGCGCTGCTGTCCGGCGAGGTGCTGGTGCTCTCCGACGGCACTCCCTGGCGCCCGCTGGTGCACGCCGCCGACATCGCGCGGGCCTTCTCCGCTGCACTGACGGCTCCTCAGAAGGGCGTCCACGACCGGGCGTTCAACATCGGCAGCGAGACCAACAACGTCACGGTAGCCGAGATCGCCGAGCAGGTCGCCGAGGCGGTGTCCGGCGCGAAGGTGCGGATCACCGGGGAGAACGGTGCCGATCCGCGCTCGTACCGGGTGGACTTCTCCGCCTTCCGCGCCGCGGTCCCCGGCTTCGACTGCGCGTGGACGGTGAAGCGGGGCGCGCTCGAACTCGCCGATACCTACCGGAAGTTCGGTCTGACCCGCGAGGACTTCGAGCAGCGCTTCACCCGCCTCGCCGTGCTGCGCGCGGCGTCCGACGCCGGGGCCGTCGACGACACCCTCCGGTGGCGCCGATGACCGGGCCCGGCGAGGAGATGCACGCACTGGTGCAGCGGCTGTACCCGCTGTGCCGGAGCATCACCGGCGACGGTGTGCGCGCCACCCTGGAGATCGTCGGAGAGTACGTCCCGCTACAGGTGCACGAGGTGCCGACCGGGACGCAGGTGCTCGACTGGACGGTGCCGCAGGAGTGGAACATCCGGGACGCGTACATCGCCGACGCCGCCGGCAAGCGGGTCGTCGACTTCGCCGAGTCCAGCCTGCATGTGCTCGGTTACAGCGTGCCGGTGTCGGCGACCATGCCGCTGGCCGAGCTGCGCGCGCACCTGCACACCCTGCCGGAGCACCCGGACTGGGTGCCCTACCGCACCAGCTACTACCGGCCGGAATGGGGGTTCTGCCTGGCCCAGAAGACCCTGGACGCGCTGCCGGACGGCGAGTACGAGGTTCGCATCGACTCCACCCTCGCGGACGGCCACCTCACCTACGCCGAGCACGTGGTCCCCGGTCAGGTGTCCGACGAGGTGATCGTCTCCTGCCACGTCTGCCACCCGTCGCTGGCCAACGACAACCTGTCCGGCGTCGCGGTGGCGACGTTCCTGGCCCGGGCGCTCGCCGAGCGGACGCCTTACTACACCTACCGGTTCATCTACGCGCCCGGCACCATCGGGGCGG
Proteins encoded in this region:
- a CDS encoding O-antigen ligase domain-containing protein; this translates as MGGDTPKTVGIVWGLLVLNTLGSAGAKTVIPLPRSLIQLVTMGALVAAFVLALLLNVRLRIRPSAFLLLLTLLLVSSVISSAFLESGLGALFRCARLALFVSTLWLLSRWWDGGPTFVRHHIRMYFAVLGSVAAGLVVSPGAAMPDLYGGRLVGALWPLTPPQIGQYAAVITGLTVLLVLGRRTDRAGAAVVIVPSLVLLALTHTRTATLGLVIGLALAIGSLLLTSAAARRFFTWAVLCATVATVALDSALQAWFLRGQSQENFSSLTGRAKVWDALLAAPRTGTEQLFGVGLGDKSFGGLPIDDSWLAVYNEQGLIGVALVAALVIVLGGVALLRPPSLSRACAIFLISYCAIASYTEAGLGDASPYLLHLAVAASLLAAPAAATPVPAPGVPRRRVPRWAQRSEVT
- a CDS encoding glycosyltransferase; translation: MHVLVVHNRYASAQPSGENKVVDQEAALLRAAGHRVELFERCSDDIAARSLPGKAAVPLLVPWNPAVRTELAARLRAERPDVVHVHNVFPLLSPAVLAACADAGVPAVATLHNYTQVCPPGTLQRDGRPCTECVGTKAPLPAVRHGCYRNSRLATVPLAVSLSVNRRRWWSGVTRFLCISAAQRDVLVRAGMPAERLAVKHNFVPEPGARRSGAGEQVLYLGRLAEAKGVRLLMAAWDEIAAGGGLGVPLVIAGTGPLEREVTAWAADRTDVRYVGLYDTAQCRQAIARSVAVVAPSTWLEAFGLVVVEAMAAGVPTVAAGHGAFVELVEDGVTGLLHRPGEPASLASCIRRIAAEPARNREMGQAARRRYERGFSPAVGLARLEEEYRTAIAGRTESMGGSR
- a CDS encoding class I SAM-dependent methyltransferase; its protein translation is MTRCRLCGSEATASVVDLGATPPCESFLAADQLDRPEPAFPLHLRVCTDCWLAQIPPLITPEETFSEYAYFSSFSTSWVEHARTFVADAVERAGLRTDAFVVEVASNDGYLLKHVVDRGIRCLGIEPSVNVGAAARDAGVPTLTEFLSPDVGAAVRAEHGPADLVVANNVYAHIPDVVGFTQGLRTLVADDGWVSIEVQHLLTLIEQNQYDTIYHEHFQYYTVASAIRALASGGLALVDVELLPTHGGSIRLWARPTVVAGEPSQRVADVLAREKAAGLQELSGYAEFAARVAKVRRDLLRFLVEAAERGETVVGYGAPGKGNTLLNHCGIRPDLLAYTVDRNPYKHGRFTPGTRIPILPPEQIAADKPDYVLVLPWNLRAELVEQLSYVHEWGGRLVFPIPELSIVEVAS
- a CDS encoding glucose-1-phosphate cytidylyltransferase gives rise to the protein MKVVLFCGGYGMRMRSGAADDVPKPMAMVGPRPLIWHVMRYYAHFGHTEFILCLGYGAHHIKDFFLNYEETTSNDFVLRGGCTELLSTDISDWTITFVQTGVESPIGERLRRVRHHLDGDEMFLANYADVLTDAPLPEMIDRFARRDAGASMMVVPPQSSFHCVELGEDGLVGGITAVSELPLWENGGYFVLRQEVFEHIPENGDLVADGCAQLAKRGRLVAHQHRGFWKPTDTVKERAALDAAYARGDRPWAVWERDHAGVSA
- a CDS encoding PIG-L deacetylase family protein codes for the protein MIRLGAGRRLDRIVAVGAHCDDIAIGAGGTLLTLCLARPGIRVDALVLSGGGSEREQEEQAALAAFCPGAELRLTVLKLPDGRMPVHWDEAKAAVEELRGQTEPDLILAPRTDDAHQDHRGLAQLIPTAFRDHLVLGYEIVKWDGDLGRPSAYQPLSPEIAEQKVRLLQEHYPSQRHRPWYDREAFLGLARIRGIECHERYAEAFAVTKLTLALGTFDLGE
- a CDS encoding NAD(P)-dependent oxidoreductase, with amino-acid sequence MRVLLTGHQGYLGTVMAPVLTAAGHEVVGLDAGLFADCVLGPTPADPPGHRVDLRDVTAEHLAGVDAVIHLAALSNDPLGSLAPELTYDINHHASVRLARLARDAGVRRFLYASTCSVYGAAGGDELVAEDAPLRPVTPYAESKVRVEDDLHALADGDFTPVFMRNATAFGHSPRLRADIVLNNLVGHALLSGEVLVLSDGTPWRPLVHAADIARAFSAALTAPQKGVHDRAFNIGSETNNVTVAEIAEQVAEAVSGAKVRITGENGADPRSYRVDFSAFRAAVPGFDCAWTVKRGALELADTYRKFGLTREDFEQRFTRLAVLRAASDAGAVDDTLRWRR
- a CDS encoding DUF4910 domain-containing protein, with translation MTGPGEEMHALVQRLYPLCRSITGDGVRATLEIVGEYVPLQVHEVPTGTQVLDWTVPQEWNIRDAYIADAAGKRVVDFAESSLHVLGYSVPVSATMPLAELRAHLHTLPEHPDWVPYRTSYYRPEWGFCLAQKTLDALPDGEYEVRIDSTLADGHLTYAEHVVPGQVSDEVIVSCHVCHPSLANDNLSGVAVATFLARALAERTPYYTYRFIYAPGTIGAVTWLARNAERIDQVKHGLVLACAGDRGQLTYKQSRRGDAEIDRVLRHVLAASERPHQITEFTPYGYDERQYCSPGFDLGVGSLSRTPYAAYPEYHTSADNPDFVSPEAMADTLAVCREAFGILDRNRHYLNQSPHGEPQLGRRGLYDALGGRSDTKQAQLAMLWVLNLSDGEHSLLDVAERAVLPFGAVADAADALRGAGLIKA